From Erinaceus europaeus chromosome 9, mEriEur2.1, whole genome shotgun sequence, one genomic window encodes:
- the LOC103120206 gene encoding olfactory receptor 6P1 — MRNLSGGHISEFVLVGFPTSAPFQLLLFALFLAIYLLTLLENALIISTIWLTPSLHRPMYFFLGHLSFLELWYINVTVPRLLGAFLMQNCKISYVGCMTQLYFFIALACTECVLLAVMAYDRYLAVCEPLRYPSLMSSRLATRLALSSWGSGFFSSMMKLIFISRLSYCGPNIMNHFFCDISPLLNLTCSDKEQAELVDFLLALVMILLPLLAVVSSYAAIIAAILRIPTAQGRRKAFSTCASHLAVVIIYYSSTLFTYARPRAMYTFNHNKIISVLYTVIVPFLNPAIYCLRNKEVKDALRKAGKRASQR; from the coding sequence ATGAGAAATCTGAGTGGGGGCCACATATCCGAGTTTGTTCTGGTGGGCTTCCCTACTTCCGCACCCTTCCAGCTGCTCCTTTTTGCCCTCTTCCTTGCAATCTACCTGTTGACGCTGTTGGAGAATGCACTCATCATTTCTACAATCTGGCTCACGCCAAGCCTCCATCGCCCCATGTATTTTTTCCTGGGCCATCTCTCCTTCCTGGAGCTGTGGTACATTAATGTCACAGTTCCCCGGCTCCTGGGAGCTTTTCTTATGCAGAACTGTAAGATCTCCTATGTTGGTTGCATGACCCAACTCTACTTCTTCATTGCATTGGCCTGCACCGAATGTGTCCTGTTGGCCGTCATGGCTTACGATCGCTACCTGGCCGTCTGTGAGCCCCTTCGCTACCCCAGTCTCATGTCTTCCAGGCTGGCCACTCGCCTGGCTCTTTCTTCTTGGGGTAGTGGCTTCTTCAGCTCTATGATGAAGCTGATTTTCATTTCTCGCCTGTCCTATTGTGGCCCCAACATCATGAACCACTTCTTCTGTGATATCTCCCCACTGCTGAATCTCACCTGCTCTGACAAGGAGCAAGCAGAACTGGTAGACTTCCTCTTGGCCCTGGTGATGATTCTGCTCCCCCTGCTGGCTGTGGTTTCATCCTATGCAGCAATCATTGCAGCCATCTTGAGAATTCCCACTGCTCAAGGGCGCCGCAAAGCCTTCTCCACTTGTGCTTCTCATCTCGCTGTGGTTATCATCTACTACTCCTCCACACTCTTCACATATGCACGACCCCGAGCTATGTACACCTTCAACCACAACAAGATCATCTCTGTGCTCTACACTGTCATTGTCCCCTTCCTCAACCCAGCCATCTACTGCCTGAGGAACAAGGAGGTGAAGGATGCCCTCAGAAAGGCG